From Planctomicrobium piriforme, a single genomic window includes:
- the fbaA gene encoding class II fructose-bisphosphate aldolase, translated as MPIATPAQYAAMLDAAQKGDYAYPAINVTSIVTINAALKAFSDAKSDGIIQMSTGGGKFASGLNVGDAAFGAIVLAEAAHRLAEKHNVLVALHTDHCPPKEVETFMKPLIKATAERREAGKGNLFQSHMLDASNLPLEENMKLSKELLKICAKNEIILEIEAGVVGGEEDGAAGAEMEHVPDSKLYTTPEDMLAVYEALNGLGRYMFAATFGNVHGHYKPGAVKLRPDILKLGQDAVMKKYGKAAEFDLVFHGGSGTPRHELEETLAYGVVKMNIDTDTQYAFTRPIAAHMFKNYDGVLKVDGEVGNKKAYDPRAYLKLGEEGVAKRMIQACEDLHSSGKTIFGKV; from the coding sequence ATGCCCATTGCTACGCCTGCTCAGTACGCCGCCATGCTCGATGCCGCCCAGAAGGGTGACTACGCCTATCCGGCCATCAACGTGACGTCGATCGTGACGATCAACGCGGCCCTGAAGGCGTTCTCGGACGCCAAGTCCGACGGCATCATTCAGATGTCGACCGGCGGCGGAAAATTCGCTTCCGGTTTGAATGTCGGCGATGCCGCATTCGGCGCGATCGTCCTGGCAGAAGCCGCTCACCGTCTGGCCGAGAAGCACAATGTGCTGGTGGCGCTGCACACCGACCACTGTCCCCCCAAGGAAGTGGAAACCTTCATGAAGCCGCTGATCAAGGCGACCGCCGAACGTCGCGAAGCGGGCAAGGGGAACCTGTTCCAGTCGCACATGCTCGACGCCTCGAACCTGCCGCTCGAAGAGAACATGAAGCTCTCGAAAGAGCTGCTGAAGATCTGCGCCAAGAACGAGATCATTCTCGAAATCGAAGCCGGCGTGGTCGGCGGTGAAGAAGACGGCGCTGCCGGGGCCGAAATGGAACACGTGCCCGACTCGAAGCTGTATACCACTCCCGAAGACATGCTCGCCGTGTACGAAGCACTGAATGGCCTCGGCCGGTACATGTTCGCCGCCACGTTCGGCAACGTGCATGGCCACTACAAGCCGGGCGCCGTCAAGCTGCGTCCCGATATTCTGAAGCTGGGCCAGGATGCCGTCATGAAGAAGTACGGCAAAGCAGCCGAGTTCGACCTGGTGTTCCACGGCGGCTCAGGCACCCCCCGTCACGAACTGGAAGAGACTCTGGCATACGGCGTCGTGAAGATGAACATCGACACCGACACCCAGTATGCCTTCACCCGGCCGATCGCCGCTCACATGTTCAAGAACTACGACGGCGTGCTGAAGGTGGACGGCGAAGTGGGCAACAAAAAGGCCTACGATCCCCGTGCCTACCTGAAGCTGGGGGAAGAAGGCGTCGCCAAGCGTATGATTCAGGCCTGCGAAGACCTGCACTCGTCCGGCAAGACGATCTTCGGCAAGGTTTAG